The DNA segment CCTAACTCAACCTGGAGGGTACGGTCAACTGCTGGGATGAACGAACCGGCTTCTTCGATGAGATTATTTgtaagtttgtgatattaaaCTATATGCTTTCATGTGTTATATacgtattgatatttgtatgatttttttatctagGTTGAGGGTTTTCAGGAGATTTGGCATATGGCTACTGAACAAGAAATAGACcctatgacaaaaataatctgttttattcattgaaaaataaaataagagttttacagtattcaatcactcaaaacatgatttctagtatacaaactctgaCAATTGAATCATTTCTCTCCAAGAAAGTTGTTATCCCATTATCATGGAGTAACCATTCCACACGCCAAACTATGTCAAAATTCCTCCTCTTGATGACTTGATTGCGCTAACCATTATTGAAATCACCCCTTTTTTGCTGGGTgattatataaaaagtttCATCCACGTTTCAATGTAATATATTTCGTCATATGTACTTAGACGTAAAAATGATTGTTCAACAATTTCAGAGCAATGATCGAGAGCCAGTAGAAATAGAATATGATGAGTTTCGAAGTAACGTGGAGATAAGGCTCAGTTTCGAAGAAACTCGACTATTCCAAGGAAAATAATATGTGTGATTCACATTAAAGTCTTGTATACAATTATGTTTCCCACTGAGTCATTTCTCTCCAAGGAAGTTGTTATCCCATTATCATCGAATAACCATTCCACACGCCAAACTATATCGTAATTCTTCCTCTAATATTAATGTTGCGTTGATACAAATTAGGCATGCGAGAGATTCAAAACCCTAGTTGGAGGCTAAGGTTTAGGACGAAAATTTAGATGGATATGTTTgagaaaatttattatattatttctcaatgCTGGCCTATTTATTCGTTTCTGTTTCTAGTTAATTTATTGTGTGTTATATTCTTTGCAAGTTCAAGCTTACCAATTTTCCACTTCTCTATCCTATCAAAGACTAAGCCTGCCCTCATTTCTAGTGGGGCAGCAAAAGTTTGGTAATTTTACACTTTGCACTTGACTTAGACTTGacttgaaaaatattattttaggtataatatttcattttagcaTTGCAATTGCAACATCAAAAGTTGccacttttttcttcttagcaCATCATTACAATTAGCACTCTGGAAATTTCACACTTTGAAGTTGACTTGACTGAGAAAATGTAATTGGATAAGCTTTCAGACATATTTGtggaatatattattttaattttgagtaaaAGGGCATTTCCTAGTTTGCATATAAATAGGCAAATGAAGCAGAGTAGATAGACAAAAACATCAGCCATGAAAACAGCATACCTTTTTCTTACATATCTTTCTCTCCTAACACTGTGTCTATATCTGTGTCCTTCAAGAGCAGCCACAAGTGAAGCAGAGGCTTTGATGAGATGGAAATCCAGCCTATCATCTTCTGCTTCTCTCAAGTCTTGGTCCGTCAACAACATCAGCAACCACTGCAGATGGATTGGCATTCGCTGCAATGACAAGGGATCTGTCTCTGGGACTGATCTCTCCGGTGCAGAACTTGCAGGGACATTGGATCTGTCCCATTTCACTGCACTGCTGAATCTCACCACTTTCAACCTCAGTGGGAATGATCTCACCGGCTCCATACCAGCTGGTTTAGGCAACCTCACAAGCCTCACTCTCTTGGACTTCTCCAACAATCTATTTGTTGGCGCCATTCCACCAGAGATCGGCCGCTTGACAGAGCTTCGATACCTGAGCTTTTCCAACAACCATATGGTTAGAGAAATCCCATATCAGATTGGCAATCTGAGGAAGGTGCGTTTCTTGGATTTGGGCTTCAATTACTTTGAAACTCCTGACTGGTCTCGATTTCCCACTTTCCATTTCCTAACTCACCTTAATCTTGGTTTCTATGGATTTCCCATGTTCCCTTTCTTAACTCACCTTAATATTGGTTTAAATGAACGCACCTCACAATTCCCACACTTCAACCACATGTCTCAACCTTACTTTTCTTGATTTATCCCTAAACAACTTCACAGGCCAAATTCCTGAATCATTGTTTACCAATTTGGTCAAACTTGAATATCTTAAGCTCACCAGCAATGTTTTTCAAGGCCACCTGCCACCAAATATCACTAACCTCTCCAAGTTAAAGGATCTTCAACTCACCAACTTCTCTGGCAACATTCTTGATTCAGTAAGCCTTATTACAAGCCTGCATATTCTGAAGCTTACGATATTTCGTTTATAGGAGAAATCCCTCCTTCTATAGGCCTACTCACAAATCTACGAACTCTAGATCTTCGAATGAAcagcttcaattcttccaTTCCCCGGGAGCTGGGCCTGTGTAACAAGCTGACCTACTTAGATTTATCCATGAATTCACTCTCGGGGCCATTGCCGCCATCCTTATCAAATCTGGGCAGTTTATCTGTGTTGGAACTATCTGATAATAACCTGAGTGGTGAAATATTGTCGCGTTTCATCATGAGTTGGAGACAGCTAAACGAACTACGAATTGAAGACAATGAATTCAGTGGGGAACTTCCATCAGAAATAGGCTTGCTCACAAACCTCAAGTATCTGGATCTCTCTAATAACTTGTTTTCAGGCAGCATCCCACCAGAGATTGGAAACCTACAAAATTTGTAGTGGCTGCGCctttcaacaaataaattttcaggTGAAATACCTCAAGTCATTAACCGATTGAGTGGGAACTTGGAAAACAATGCTTTATATTCCTCGGCAATAATCGTTTCACATGCAATATTTTAGTAGTAATTTGTTCCTCGAGATTTTACCATATGAATTATGGCTATATATGTCCCAACAAATTAAGTGGTGCTTTTAtctaaaatatggagtattagtttagTTCACAACCTGATATGCATGTACAATTTTAGATgtaaagaaattttatttatatacttcttatatttcaataaatggTTTGAAGGTCCAATACCATCCACCATTGGAAACCTTTCAAATCTGCGGATCTTAGATTTCtcttccaacaaattaaatggtgaGCTCCCATTCTCCTCTCCAACTTAACATTCATTAAATAATCGTGTTGGGAATTTTTATAACTCTCATAATACATAgcatattatatcatttttataattgtttttgttataatGATTTCCTATACGCAAGCTGGGCAGATTGAACCTGAATTTCATTACTTGGGATATTAACATGAATAATCTATATATGTCAGAACACGGATATTGAAAAGTTCATACATTAGGGtgaatagttatatttttgccaacacttttatatttgaaaattatgctAACTTTATTTAAACATTCTGATTTATGGGAGTTATTTCATGAAAGATTGGTCACCTTGACAACTTACACTTTGATTTTATGTGGTCCCTGTACCGGAAAatgttactaatatttaatgcGGATAACCGTCATATTGTTACAATGACTAAAATGtcatgtatgtatattttaaatatataaataaatttgatttgtatCCTTATTCACAAATGGTTTGAAGGTCCAATTCCATCCACTATCGGAAATCTTTCAAATCTGGATTCCTTAGATTTCTCTTTCAACAAATTGAATGGTGAGCTCCCATTCTCATCCGCAACTTGACATTCATTAAATAAGATTGTTGGGAATTTTTATAACTCTCAGAATACATAGCAtattatgtcatttttataatagttTTTGTTATAATGATTTCCTATATGCAAGCTAGGCAAATTGGACCTGAATTTCATTACTCTGGATGTTAGAACATGGACTGGACACTGAAAAGTTCATACATTAGGATGAATAGTTATATTTTCGCAACatcttttatatttgaaattatgctAACTTTATTTAAACATTTTGATTTATGGGAGTTATTTCATGAAAGATTGGTCATTTTGACAACttacattttgattttatgtggTCCCTCTACTGTAAAATGTTAACCGCCATATTGTTACAATGAGTAAAATGTCatttatgtgtattttttatataaataaatttgatttatatcctTCTTTTATCTTTCAAATAATTGATTGAAGGTCCAATACCATCCACCATTGGAAATATTACAAAGATGCGGTCCTTGGTTCTCTcctccaacaaattaaatggtgaGCTCCTAACTTCCATCTGCAATTTGTCATCTCTTGAATAATCTTGTGGGCTCATTCCATCAACATTTACCAATGGCTGTCTTATGTCCTTTTTATATTTCGAATAAATTGTTTGAAGGTTCAATACCATCCACCATTGGACATCAATCGAATTTGGTATTCATACATCTCGATTCCAACAAATGAAATATgtcataatattatatatatagtgatttTCTACATGTTTGAGCTAGACAGATTGGACATGAATTCCGTTATTCGGGTATTTGGGATATTAACTTAATACTCTAGTCTCTGGATACGAAAGGACATGAACATTGAGAAGTTATACAATCTTTATGTAAACACTTTGATTATAAGAGTTATTCCGAGATTTTGTCATCTTGATGATTGAGGAGAGTTGGAAAACAATGCTTTATATTCTTTGACCACAATGCTTTGTAGTATTGCATTTTTGGGATCTTTAGAGCAAAATGCAATATATTAATTTGCAACTAGGCATATCCCTTAGTGAATATTTCTGATGACAGTTTGCATCGATCAAAACCTCAgtttgatttaaataataattttaaaataatcagtTTTGTACTCATAAATGTGTTGTTAAAATGCTATGCATGTgcatttttaaaagtaaagaattattatttatatccTTATGTATCtttcaaataaattgtttgaagGTCCAATACTATCCACCATTGGAAATCTTACAAACCTGTGGTTCTTAGATCTCtcttccaacaaattaaatggtgaGCTCTCATCCTCCATATGCACTTGTTGGCCAAATACCACATTTTGATAGCTACTCACGTGCTAGATGTCATACTAGtgacatttatatttataaatctcTCAGGGATATTAACATGAATACTATGGCTACAATAGGACACAAATGAGTTGGAAAACAATGCTTTATAATGCAGATATGTTTACATATAATGCAGATAACAGGCATGTGCTTACAATGAGTAAAATGACATCcatttgcatattttgaataaagaaatttgatttgtatccttcttttatcttttaaataaattgtttgcAGGTCCAATTCCATCCAAAATCGGAAATCTTTCGTATATGAAGTATTTATATCTCtcttccaacaaattaaatggtgtGCTCCCATCCTCCATCTGCAACTTGTCATCCCTTGAGTAtctttttctctcaaataaCACTTTGGAAGAAAGACTGCCACAGTGCATTGGAAACTTCAGCAGATCTTTGACCTATTTTCatctaaatgaaaataaatttagtggCCTCATTCCATCTACATTTTCTAAGAATTGTAGTCTTTTGTCCATCAATTTGGGTAATAACAAATTTAACGGACGATTACCTAAATCCTTAATCAATTGCCCAAGTCTAAGGGGTCTCGACATTGGGAATAATAGAATACAAGACGAATTTCCCTTTTGGATGGAACACTTTCCCAAGCTTAAAGTGCTAGTGTTGAAGTCTAACAAGTTTGATGGCAACTTATCACTTCCTTCACCAACGAAACATCCATTTCCTATGTTACAAGTTCTAGATATATCTCATAATGCATTTATAGGCTCTCTACCTGAAAGATATTTCAAGAATTTCAGAACAATGATTGAGGAAAAGCAAAGAGATGACACAGAGAATTCCAACAGTGAAGAAGAATATTATGATGACGAGTATCGAATATCTGTGGATATGATAGTCACCTTGAAAGGTCAGGATCGGTTATTGAATAAACTACTGGAAACCTTCACAACAATTGACTTATCCTCCAATAATTTCTCCGGGATTATTCCACATTCCATAGGAAATCTTACGATTCTCAAATACTTGAACCTGTCCCATAATAGCCTCACATGACATATACCTTCATCTCTAGGAAACATGAGTGACATCGAATCGTTGGATTTGTCAGCAAACAAATTGGATGGAGAAATTCCAAGTGAATTGACAAGGTTGACATTTCTTGCGAAATTAAACCTTTCAATAAACTATCTTGTTGGAGAAATACCGCGATATAATCAGTTCTCCACATTTGAGAATGATTCATATATGGGAAACTTGGGATTGTGTGGACTTCCGTTGACAAGAAAATGCAAAGAGGATGATGGGAAATTGATACAGCCTGCTGCTGAAgaagaatattatgaaaatgGATTTATAGATGGATTTGGTTGGCGATGTGTTGTGATGGGATATGGAAGTGGATTCGCAGTTGGGATTGGAATTGGTTACATGATTATTAGAAGTGGAAGGCCAAGATGG comes from the Salvia hispanica cultivar TCC Black 2014 unplaced genomic scaffold, UniMelb_Shisp_WGS_1.0 HiC_scaffold_503, whole genome shotgun sequence genome and includes:
- the LOC125199438 gene encoding receptor-like protein 9DC3, which encodes MIEEKQRDDTENSNSEEEYYDDEYRISVDMIVTLKGNMSDIESLDLSANKLDGEIPSELTRLTFLAKLNLSINYLVGEIPRYNQFSTFENDSYMGNLGLCGLPLTRKCKEDDGKLIQPAAEEEYYENGFIDGFGWRCVVMGYGSGFAVGIGIGYMIIRSGRPR